The Actinomadura graeca nucleotide sequence TCGCCGCCCTGGACGCCCTGACCCGCGAAGAACTGACCGGAGAACTCCAGCGGATCTGCGAAGAACAGGGGAAGACCGTGGTGTTCGTTACGCATTCCATCGACGACGCGGTCATGCTCGCGGATCGCACCGTTGTCATGACGCCGCGTCCCGGACGGGTCAGCCACGTGGTCCACATCGACGCGGTCCGTCCGCGGAGCCTTGGGCACAGCGAGCAGAGCGGATATCTGGCCGAGCGCCGGAGGCTGCTCCACGACATGCTGTTCGAGCGTTCGAGGAGCGGCACATGACTCGCACAGCCAGCGTCGTTCCCGAGCGGGTGAGCCGTCCTGTGGTCCGGGTGCGGCCCGCGTTCACGCAGCGGAGGACGTCCAAGATCCTTCTGCCGCTTCTCGCGGTGGCGGTGTGCGTCGCGGTGTGGTGGCTCCTGACGGTGGTCACCGGCTGGTCGGAGGTGCTGCTGCCCTCGCCGGGCGACGTGCTCTCGGCTCTGTGGACCGAGCGTTCCCTGATCATCAACAACACCTGGTCCTCGCTCGGCGAGATCCTGGCCGGCTTCGCCCTGGCCGTCGCCGTCGGGTTCCCCCTGGGAGTGGCGATCGCCTATTCGGTGGTGGTCGACCGGATGCTCTCCCCGGTGCTGTTCGCTTTCAACGCCGTCCCCAAGGTCGCCGTGGCCCCCATTCTCGTGGTGTGGGGCGGTTTCGGACCTATGCCGAAGATCGTCATGGCCGTGCTGCTCGCCTTCTTCCCCATCGTCCTGTCCGCGGCGGCGGGAATGAAGGCGGCGCCGTCGGAGTACCGGGAACTGCTCCGGTCCCTTGACGCGGGTCCCTTGCAGACCTTTCTCCGGGTGCGTCTTCCCGCGTCGCTCCCGCACCTGTTCGTGGGGCTGAAGAACGCGATCACGCTGGCCACCATCGGCGCGGTGATCGGTGAGTTCGTCGGCGCGAGCAAGGGCCTGGGCTATCTGGTCGTGGTGTCGGGGGGCAACGCCGACACCGCCCTCGGATTCGCCGCCGTCGCGGTCCTGGCCGTGCTGGCGGTCGCGCTCTATTACATCATCGTGGCCCTGGAGACCTGGCTGGTTCCCTGGGCCGACCAATCCTGACCCGCTCGGGTCTCGTCGATTGTCCCGCCCAGTGCTGCCGGACGGGAATGGGAGGAAGGGTACTTCTTTGCCTCGATACACTAAAGCAGAAGCTCGGGAATGGGCCCGCGAGCATATGCGGGGGACGGCGAACACCACCATCGCCTCTTACAGTTCGGACCTGCGCACGCTCAACGAGCAGGGCATCCGGCACGACATCCGCAGGGCCGCGCAACTCGGTTTCAAGGGGACGCTGATCTGTTCGGAGACCGCGCTCTCCTTGGAGGAGTACGAGCAGTTCACCGGTTGGGCGGCGGACGAGGCGGACGGCCTGCTGCACATCATCTTCCAGGCGGCCTTCAACACGCTGGAGGAGAACATCGAGGCGGCGCGCCGGGCGAGCGCGGCGGGCGCCGACTATGCGCTGCTGTCGTATCCCGCGAACTTCTATCCGACGGACGAGGGGGAGATCTACGAGTACACCAAGGCGTTCTGCGACGCGGTGGACCTCGGGGTCATGCTCTTCCCGGTGCCGTTGTGGAACTTCGGCCGTCTGCATCCGGCCGACATCGCCCCCGACATGCTGGAGGCGCTGGTGAAGGACGTCCCGAACGTCATCGCCATCAAGGCCGAGGGGGCGATGCCGCTGACGGCGGGCCTTCTCGACGTGCACCGGCGGCTGTCGGACACGGTGGTGATCTCCTGCCCGCTGGAGAAGGAGGTCATTCCGCTGATGAGCTATGTACCGTTCCAATACAGCGGTACCAGCAACTTCGAGTACTACGGCACCTCGATGCCGCGCATGTTCGAGGCGGCGCGTGACGGGGACATGGACACGGCGATGGACATCTACTGGTCCATCATGCCGGCCCGCAACGCCAACGCCGCCGTCGGCACGTACGTCCCGCAGACCGGGCTGATCAACCGGATGCTCTGGAAGTACCAGGGGTGGCTGAACGGGATGAACGGCGGGCCGCTGCGGCAGCCCACGATGAAGGCGTCGGACCGCCAGATGGAGCAGCTGCGCCAGGGCGTCCGCGCGTCGGGGATCGCCGATGCGGCCGAGCCGAACAGCGCGTTCTTCGTCGGCCGCAACCCGGCGTGAGGAGCTGACGGATCATGGACATCAACGGCATCGCACGGCTCGTCTACGGTGTGACCGACCTGGACCGGTCGGCCGCGTTCTTCACCGATCTCGGGCTGACCGCCTCGGAGAGCGGCGCGGACGGCACTGTTCTCACCTTGGACGAGGGGTCGGCGATCGAAGTGCGCCGCGGTGACGACCCGGCGCTTCCCGAGCCGTTCCTGGACGGCGACGGGCCGCGCGAACTCGTCTGGGGAGTGCCCGACCGCGAGCAGCTGGAGCAGGTCCGCGCCGAGCTGAGCCGGGACCGGACCGTCACGGTGGCCGACGACGGCTCGCTGCACACCCGGGACGACGCCGGAATGGCGATCGGCTTCGAGGTCTTCGAGCGGCGGCAACCGGAGATGGACGGTTCGCCGGAGAACTCGCCGTCGAACATCCGCCGGTTCAACGCACGCCGCCGGTGGTACGAGCGGGCCGAGCCGAAAATGCTCTTCCACGCCGTGTTCGGGATGCCGCGGGCGGTGGAGAACGTGGCCTTCTACACCGGGCGGCTGGGATTCCGGGTC carries:
- a CDS encoding ABC transporter permease, with translation MTRTASVVPERVSRPVVRVRPAFTQRRTSKILLPLLAVAVCVAVWWLLTVVTGWSEVLLPSPGDVLSALWTERSLIINNTWSSLGEILAGFALAVAVGFPLGVAIAYSVVVDRMLSPVLFAFNAVPKVAVAPILVVWGGFGPMPKIVMAVLLAFFPIVLSAAAGMKAAPSEYRELLRSLDAGPLQTFLRVRLPASLPHLFVGLKNAITLATIGAVIGEFVGASKGLGYLVVVSGGNADTALGFAAVAVLAVLAVALYYIIVALETWLVPWADQS
- a CDS encoding dihydrodipicolinate synthase family protein, giving the protein MRGTANTTIASYSSDLRTLNEQGIRHDIRRAAQLGFKGTLICSETALSLEEYEQFTGWAADEADGLLHIIFQAAFNTLEENIEAARRASAAGADYALLSYPANFYPTDEGEIYEYTKAFCDAVDLGVMLFPVPLWNFGRLHPADIAPDMLEALVKDVPNVIAIKAEGAMPLTAGLLDVHRRLSDTVVISCPLEKEVIPLMSYVPFQYSGTSNFEYYGTSMPRMFEAARDGDMDTAMDIYWSIMPARNANAAVGTYVPQTGLINRMLWKYQGWLNGMNGGPLRQPTMKASDRQMEQLRQGVRASGIADAAEPNSAFFVGRNPA
- a CDS encoding VOC family protein → MDINGIARLVYGVTDLDRSAAFFTDLGLTASESGADGTVLTLDEGSAIEVRRGDDPALPEPFLDGDGPRELVWGVPDREQLEQVRAELSRDRTVTVADDGSLHTRDDAGMAIGFEVFERRQPEMDGSPENSPSNIRRFNARRRWYERAEPKMLFHAVFGMPRAVENVAFYTGRLGFRVTDVLRGKGAFLRAPGRFEHHNLFVLKTPRPLFSHVSFGVESVDELMVGANHMQRSGWSATSEIGRHRVSSMIFSYVPCPAGGRVEYSADGDYVDDSWRPSVWSEPFAHVYWDSHLPEGSAAPARDIEPLDGPVERYIEAKRGAR